A single bacterium DNA region contains:
- a CDS encoding SDR family oxidoreductase, whose translation MPDPTTPSGGLEGFAVLVTGGGSGIGKACAARLAADGAAVTICGRTAAKLEDAASQIEQNVGHGGSVQVAAADVTNEEDVRRLVARAMEPTGELNGCVANAGGGGGMGPYHVQDTDEFLRVLHLNVLGTLLCVKHTVPPMVAAGGGSFVGMSSIAGHLPHPYFGAYCVGKAGIEEMMRNAANEFGAKRVRFNAIRPGFIATELMSGIPRDSATYASYIENTPMGDVGQPEDVGQLARFLIGNESRWITGTCINVDGGHALRRGPDFGPFIEPTLGKNVMEGELPE comes from the coding sequence ATGCCCGATCCGACAACACCCTCCGGAGGCCTCGAAGGCTTCGCGGTGCTGGTAACCGGCGGAGGTAGCGGGATCGGAAAGGCCTGCGCAGCTCGCCTGGCGGCGGACGGCGCGGCCGTCACGATCTGTGGACGCACCGCAGCGAAGCTCGAGGATGCTGCCAGCCAGATCGAGCAGAACGTCGGCCATGGGGGTAGCGTGCAGGTTGCTGCCGCCGACGTAACGAATGAAGAAGACGTCAGGCGCCTCGTCGCCAGGGCCATGGAGCCGACCGGCGAGCTGAATGGCTGTGTGGCCAACGCGGGCGGGGGCGGGGGAATGGGTCCCTACCATGTTCAGGACACGGACGAATTCTTGCGCGTCCTTCACTTGAACGTGCTTGGCACCCTGCTGTGCGTGAAGCATACCGTCCCTCCGATGGTGGCAGCGGGCGGCGGATCCTTCGTCGGAATGTCGTCGATTGCCGGACATCTTCCGCATCCCTATTTCGGTGCGTATTGCGTGGGCAAGGCGGGCATCGAGGAGATGATGCGCAATGCTGCGAACGAATTCGGAGCAAAGAGAGTTCGCTTCAACGCGATCCGTCCCGGCTTCATCGCCACCGAACTCATGTCGGGAATTCCGCGAGATAGCGCCACCTACGCTTCGTACATCGAGAACACGCCGATGGGGGATGTCGGGCAACCGGAGGATGTGGGGCAGTTGGCCCGCTTCCTGATTGGCAACGAATCGCGTTGGATCACCGGCACCTGCATCAACGTGGATGGGGGGCACGCTCTTCGTCGAGGCCCGGATTTCGGCCCGTTCATCGAGCCCACGCTCGGAAAGAACGTGATGGAAGGGGAGCTTCCGGAGTAG
- a CDS encoding thiol:disulfide oxidoreductase, which produces MIDFYYWPTPNGWKISIALEEMELPYETRWINIGRGDQFEAEFQAISPNGRMPAIVDHDPIGGGEPIAIFESGAILIYLARKCGRFLPEDPRGHFDVLQWLFWQIGGVGPMFGQFGHFNLYADQKVPYALDRYGREARRLYGVMDAQLAKREYLAGEYSIADMATWPWVVTYKRNDIDLAGEFPNVRRWYDALKERPGLRRGYDLGKEGRKALTTGPDEEGRKNLFGRS; this is translated from the coding sequence ATGATCGACTTCTACTACTGGCCCACCCCAAACGGTTGGAAGATCTCCATCGCCCTGGAGGAGATGGAGCTCCCCTACGAGACCCGTTGGATCAACATCGGCCGGGGCGACCAGTTCGAAGCCGAATTCCAGGCCATCAGCCCGAACGGCCGCATGCCCGCCATCGTGGACCATGATCCCATCGGGGGCGGCGAGCCGATCGCGATCTTCGAGTCCGGCGCGATCCTGATCTATCTGGCGAGGAAATGCGGCCGCTTCCTTCCGGAGGATCCCCGGGGCCATTTCGATGTACTGCAGTGGCTCTTCTGGCAGATCGGCGGCGTCGGCCCGATGTTTGGCCAGTTCGGTCACTTCAATTTGTACGCCGACCAGAAGGTGCCCTACGCCCTCGACCGCTATGGGCGCGAGGCACGCCGGCTGTACGGCGTGATGGATGCACAGCTCGCAAAGCGCGAGTACCTGGCTGGCGAGTACTCCATCGCCGACATGGCGACCTGGCCCTGGGTCGTCACCTACAAGCGCAACGACATCGATCTTGCCGGCGAGTTCCCGAACGTACGCCGTTGGTACGATGCCCTGAAGGAACGCCCTGGCCTACGACGCGGCTACGACCTCGGCAAGGAGGGACGCAAGGCACTCACCACCGGCCCCGATGAAGAAGGGCGCAAGAACCTGTTCGGGCGCTCATGA
- a CDS encoding HAD family phosphatase — translation MQIRAVLFDFGGVFTPSPFGALDALADDLGAEPGMLMEIVFGPYDADTDHPWHRLERGELGFLEARDGIMALGRERGVEADLFQLFGSMDHSSARPDLMDRVRNLRAKDFQTALVTNNVKEFSPVWRKLLPVDELFDVVVDSSEVGIRKPDPRIFHLTLERLGVAPDEALFLDDYANNVHAAEALGIRGVLVEADPSSALAVLDTLL, via the coding sequence ATGCAGATTCGTGCGGTGCTCTTCGATTTCGGTGGCGTTTTCACCCCCTCGCCCTTTGGCGCGCTCGATGCGCTGGCAGATGACCTCGGTGCGGAACCCGGGATGCTGATGGAAATCGTGTTCGGCCCCTACGACGCGGACACCGACCACCCCTGGCACCGCCTGGAACGCGGCGAACTCGGCTTCCTCGAGGCGCGCGACGGGATCATGGCCCTGGGAAGGGAGCGCGGCGTCGAAGCAGATCTATTCCAGCTCTTCGGCTCGATGGATCACAGCAGCGCACGGCCGGATCTGATGGATCGCGTCCGCAATTTGCGCGCCAAGGATTTCCAGACTGCCCTCGTGACGAACAATGTGAAGGAGTTCAGCCCCGTATGGCGAAAGTTGCTGCCGGTCGACGAACTCTTCGATGTCGTGGTCGATTCGAGTGAGGTCGGAATTCGAAAGCCCGACCCACGCATCTTCCATCTCACACTCGAACGACTCGGCGTTGCGCCCGATGAAGCCCTCTTTCTCGACGACTACGCAAACAACGTCCACGCTGCCGAAGCCCTGGGAATCCGCGGCGTGCTCGTAGAGGCCGATCCGAGCTCTGCGCTCGCCGTTCTGGACACGTTGCTCTGA